The following are from one region of the Denitrobacterium detoxificans genome:
- the serS gene encoding serine--tRNA ligase gives MLDARFVRENPELVATAMKNRNFPWDSSRFSELDEKRRAVITEEEALQAERNAMSKSIGALMGQGKKDEAEEAKAKVRAINEKLDELAVAHREAEEAMHTLLMSVPNIPHESTPVGKDETENPEVRRWGTPREFDFEYKAHWDLGTDLGMIDFERATKLSGSRFVLLGGMGARLERALINFMANTHASRGFKEWWCPSLVNRETMTGTGQLPKFEEDLFKTKDESLYLIPTAEVPLTNIHAGEVLEASDLPLRYTAFTNCFREEAGSAGRDTRGLIRLHQFDKVEMVKFAKPEEAYDELESLTEEAEYILQQLGLPYRVITLCTGDLGFSAAKTYDLEVWLPSYNDYKEISSCSCCGDFQARRAHIKYRDPENFKGTRYVNTLNGSGLAVGRTMAAIMENYQNADGTITVPEVLVPYMGGVTVIEPE, from the coding sequence ATGCTCGACGCACGTTTCGTAAGAGAAAACCCAGAACTTGTCGCAACCGCGATGAAGAACCGCAACTTCCCCTGGGATTCTTCACGTTTCAGTGAGCTTGACGAAAAGCGTCGCGCTGTCATCACCGAAGAAGAGGCCCTGCAGGCCGAGCGCAACGCCATGTCGAAGAGTATTGGCGCTCTCATGGGGCAGGGCAAGAAGGACGAGGCCGAAGAGGCCAAGGCCAAGGTTCGCGCAATCAACGAGAAGCTCGACGAGCTTGCCGTTGCCCATCGCGAGGCCGAAGAGGCCATGCATACGCTGCTCATGAGCGTTCCGAACATTCCGCACGAGTCCACTCCCGTGGGCAAGGACGAAACGGAGAACCCCGAGGTGCGCCGCTGGGGCACCCCGCGTGAGTTCGACTTCGAATACAAGGCTCATTGGGATCTTGGCACCGACCTGGGCATGATCGACTTCGAGCGTGCCACGAAGCTTTCCGGTAGCCGCTTCGTGCTGCTGGGCGGCATGGGCGCTCGCCTGGAGCGCGCGCTCATCAACTTCATGGCCAACACGCATGCGAGCCGTGGCTTCAAGGAATGGTGGTGCCCCAGCCTGGTGAACCGTGAGACCATGACGGGTACCGGTCAGCTCCCCAAGTTCGAAGAGGACCTGTTCAAGACCAAGGACGAGAGCCTGTATCTCATCCCCACGGCCGAGGTGCCGCTTACGAACATCCACGCCGGCGAAGTGTTGGAAGCTTCCGACCTCCCGCTGCGCTACACCGCGTTCACGAACTGCTTCCGCGAGGAAGCCGGCAGCGCGGGTCGCGACACGCGTGGCCTCATTCGCCTGCATCAGTTCGATAAGGTCGAAATGGTGAAGTTCGCCAAGCCTGAAGAGGCTTATGACGAGCTGGAAAGCCTTACGGAAGAGGCGGAATACATTCTGCAGCAGCTGGGCCTGCCGTATCGCGTCATCACGCTGTGCACGGGCGACCTGGGCTTCTCTGCCGCCAAGACGTACGACCTGGAAGTGTGGCTGCCGAGCTATAACGACTACAAGGAAATCAGCTCCTGCAGCTGCTGTGGCGATTTCCAGGCACGTCGTGCGCACATCAAGTATCGCGACCCCGAGAACTTCAAGGGCACGCGCTATGTGAACACGCTGAATGGCTCGGGTCTGGCCGTTGGCCGCACCATGGCTGCCATCATGGAAAACTATCAGAACGCCGACGGCACCATTACCGTGCCCGAGGTGCTCGTGCCCTACATGGGCGGGGTTACGGTCATTGAGCCGGAGTAA
- a CDS encoding DUF6724 family protein, which produces MDFEAVYHFLFESYAGLGVLFAATIVICLIACVIMERRTRQIYKNHEKSEDDWSFFDDDDDDEE; this is translated from the coding sequence ATGGATTTCGAGGCTGTATATCATTTTCTGTTCGAATCGTACGCTGGCTTGGGCGTACTGTTCGCCGCAACCATCGTCATCTGCCTCATTGCGTGCGTCATCATGGAACGCCGTACGCGCCAGATTTACAAGAATCACGAAAAGTCGGAAGACGACTGGAGCTTCTTCGACGACGATGATGACGACGAGGAATAA
- a CDS encoding pyridoxamine kinase yields MCRNHTKLEGITLNKPLYQREGAYIPRIAAIHDLCGYGKCSLGVAIPVLSAAGCDVCPVPTGLFSSHTAFPGWYMHDTTEIMEDYLNAWKGIGVDIDAVYSGFLGAPEQVDRIRDVYETYPNAIRVVDPVMADHGKVYPTYTPELCQAMSDLAASADILTPNLTEAAIILGIEWPGADISEDTVHSMIDGLLEKGAKNVVLKGIDHGDGKIHNYVQGESVDFTVTENELLPYMLHGTGDLFASSLMAAVMAGRDVAEATRFASDFVVRAMKVTSHQPDFQNRGVSFEPLLGEIANLLQ; encoded by the coding sequence ATGTGCCGAAATCATACCAAACTGGAAGGAATTACCTTGAACAAGCCGCTCTATCAGCGCGAAGGCGCCTACATTCCTCGCATCGCCGCCATTCACGATCTGTGCGGATACGGCAAATGCTCGCTCGGCGTGGCAATCCCCGTTCTCTCGGCAGCGGGCTGCGACGTATGCCCCGTCCCCACGGGCCTGTTCAGCAGCCACACGGCCTTCCCCGGATGGTATATGCACGACACCACCGAAATCATGGAAGACTACCTGAACGCTTGGAAGGGCATCGGCGTGGATATCGACGCCGTGTACTCGGGCTTTTTGGGTGCACCCGAACAGGTAGACCGCATTCGCGACGTCTACGAGACGTACCCGAACGCCATTCGCGTGGTAGACCCCGTTATGGCCGATCATGGCAAGGTGTACCCCACCTACACGCCGGAACTATGCCAGGCCATGAGCGATCTGGCCGCAAGCGCCGACATCCTCACGCCCAACCTCACCGAAGCCGCCATTATCCTGGGCATCGAATGGCCTGGTGCCGACATCTCTGAAGATACCGTCCACAGCATGATTGACGGCCTGTTGGAAAAAGGCGCCAAGAATGTCGTGCTGAAGGGCATCGACCACGGTGACGGCAAGATTCACAACTACGTGCAGGGCGAATCGGTCGACTTCACCGTCACCGAAAACGAACTGCTCCCCTACATGCTGCACGGCACGGGCGACCTATTCGCTTCCAGCCTGATGGCCGCCGTTATGGCCGGCCGTGACGTTGCGGAGGCCACGCGCTTCGCCAGCGACTTCGTGGTACGCGCCATGAAGGTTACCAGCCACCAGCCCGATTTCCAGAACCGCGGCGTGAGCTTCGAGCCGCTGCTGGGCGAAATCGCCAACTTGCTGCAGTAG
- a CDS encoding serine/threonine-protein kinase, with translation MAEGELILNRYKPLGEAGRGGFGTVQVAFDTRIKRRVAVKSMQIDERILAATENGDASSLLDPDGSPISASDIPGLDEARTAAMLQDPNIVGIIDFEAENGTAYLIMEYVDGITLTRLLDEFPQDLTPDVMAAIFQDVSHALQTAHENQVLHLDIKPDNVLINHQGQVKVADFGLAKLSDAEGFSKAGGGTIGYMPLEQMRLEPLDERCDEWALAALTYEMIAGENPFFAPDLKRAQTAIEEAELVLPSLCLDGLSPEADDVLFYALDPDRNERYDSVEEFAEEFLPHLGSPRAGHKQLASIVDAACEDTGEAKQPATPSLPLGERLQERTRRIVYRAWSGMGSGLLGFAACANMPAVNGMNSPLFWGLVALTIALGAALPSVGIAVAAIIFGCALIAGNATGAGMLLVGISIAWWAVSGHARLGEPREEGERSHILEAGASAACVPAGGAVGCGPLAPLVCGLNLRVRDALVTTIFCFACALFLGALGSSSLAFWNPVAFWMGIDGGYSGRLGLMLSNPATWIIGATWLTAALTASGFSLRGTRAWYMTGTIIAGLILIAGTCLAAWMANGQPSVAPMLTDALGLAAACTIALFAAWIKE, from the coding sequence GTGGCCGAAGGCGAACTCATACTCAACCGATACAAACCCCTGGGCGAAGCTGGCCGCGGCGGGTTCGGTACCGTACAAGTCGCTTTCGATACGCGCATCAAGCGCCGCGTTGCCGTAAAGAGCATGCAGATCGACGAGCGCATCCTGGCAGCCACGGAAAACGGCGATGCCTCTTCCCTGCTCGATCCAGATGGATCGCCCATCTCCGCCAGCGACATTCCCGGACTCGACGAAGCCCGCACCGCAGCCATGCTGCAAGACCCCAACATCGTGGGCATCATCGACTTCGAAGCCGAAAACGGCACCGCCTACCTCATTATGGAGTACGTAGACGGCATCACGCTCACGCGTCTTCTTGACGAGTTCCCGCAAGACCTCACGCCCGACGTCATGGCGGCCATCTTCCAAGACGTTTCTCACGCGCTGCAGACGGCCCACGAAAACCAGGTGCTTCACCTGGATATCAAGCCCGACAACGTGCTCATCAACCATCAGGGACAAGTAAAGGTAGCCGACTTCGGCCTTGCGAAGCTTTCCGACGCGGAGGGATTCTCGAAAGCAGGCGGTGGCACCATTGGCTACATGCCGCTCGAGCAAATGCGGCTGGAGCCCCTCGACGAGCGTTGCGACGAATGGGCGCTTGCCGCGCTCACGTACGAGATGATCGCAGGCGAGAACCCCTTCTTTGCCCCCGACTTGAAACGCGCGCAGACGGCCATCGAGGAAGCGGAGCTGGTACTCCCGTCGCTCTGCCTCGACGGACTGTCGCCTGAAGCGGACGACGTACTCTTCTACGCACTCGATCCCGATCGTAACGAACGCTACGACTCCGTAGAGGAGTTTGCCGAGGAGTTCCTTCCCCACCTGGGTTCGCCCCGCGCGGGCCACAAGCAGCTCGCAAGCATCGTGGATGCCGCTTGCGAAGATACAGGCGAAGCGAAGCAACCCGCCACGCCCAGCCTGCCCCTTGGCGAGCGCCTACAGGAACGCACGCGCCGCATCGTATATCGCGCCTGGTCGGGCATGGGGTCTGGACTTCTCGGCTTTGCTGCATGCGCCAATATGCCAGCCGTCAACGGTATGAACTCCCCGCTTTTCTGGGGTCTCGTCGCACTCACCATCGCCCTGGGGGCCGCATTGCCCAGCGTGGGCATAGCCGTTGCCGCCATCATCTTCGGCTGCGCGCTCATCGCGGGCAACGCCACAGGGGCAGGCATGCTCCTCGTGGGCATCTCCATCGCCTGGTGGGCCGTTAGCGGGCATGCTCGCTTGGGCGAGCCCCGCGAAGAGGGCGAACGCTCCCACATCCTGGAAGCAGGCGCTTCCGCAGCATGCGTACCCGCGGGCGGCGCGGTGGGCTGCGGCCCGCTCGCTCCCCTGGTATGCGGATTGAACCTGCGCGTCCGCGATGCCCTTGTCACGACGATTTTCTGCTTTGCTTGCGCCCTCTTCCTTGGCGCGCTGGGAAGCTCGAGCCTGGCATTCTGGAACCCCGTTGCGTTCTGGATGGGAATCGACGGCGGCTACTCAGGAAGGCTTGGGCTCATGCTCTCCAACCCCGCCACCTGGATTATCGGCGCAACCTGGCTTACAGCGGCGCTCACCGCCTCGGGGTTCTCGCTGCGCGGGACGCGCGCCTGGTACATGACGGGCACCATCATCGCCGGCCTCATTCTCATTGCAGGCACCTGCCTGGCAGCATGGATGGCAAATGGGCAACCATCGGTAGCGCCCATGCTCACCGACGCCCTGGGCCTGGCAGCGGCATGCACCATCGCGCTCTTCGCCGCCTGGATCAAGGAATAA
- a CDS encoding FhaA domain-containing protein, protein MGIFSRFEGHVEDGLEGAANKMFDAPISPVQIAKKAEKAMRREKMVGAGRQYAPTLYTILVNPDDDQRLFGYYPTLAGETETYLAAKANENGLVMDGQPLVRFIVDEELRHGKFDVIAEMVSAPIISQLRQEEMARYGLAGGPQMGGFAPQQAYAPQRGPQMGYDAPYQQQQAYAPAGGGYTAEPSMAQPPHKEPLPYVPEEEIDRSIDYGEYTFNSQDFENYEENGAAYTPSAQGREGYGRRTSQPLDPAYAGGFPEEDQFAGFGAPARPTPAPAPARPQPMQAPATRTFNDASPAAAVYPARLVNTATGRTYALTVSRMVMGRSSGCGIVVDDINASRSHAEFTCDGNGVWTITDLGSTNGTYVNGQRITSQPLYEGDRISLGMTDLMFTQN, encoded by the coding sequence ATGGGCATATTCTCGCGATTCGAAGGCCATGTGGAAGACGGCCTGGAAGGCGCCGCGAACAAGATGTTCGACGCCCCGATCTCTCCTGTTCAGATAGCGAAAAAGGCTGAAAAGGCAATGCGCCGCGAAAAGATGGTCGGCGCGGGCCGCCAATACGCCCCCACGCTGTACACCATCCTGGTGAACCCCGACGACGACCAGCGCCTGTTCGGGTACTACCCCACGCTGGCAGGCGAAACCGAAACGTACCTGGCCGCCAAGGCCAACGAGAACGGCCTGGTCATGGACGGACAGCCGCTCGTGCGCTTCATCGTTGACGAAGAGCTGCGCCACGGCAAGTTCGACGTCATCGCCGAAATGGTCTCGGCGCCCATCATCTCGCAGCTTCGCCAAGAGGAAATGGCGCGTTACGGTCTGGCAGGTGGCCCCCAGATGGGTGGCTTTGCACCGCAGCAGGCATACGCTCCCCAGCGCGGGCCGCAAATGGGCTACGACGCCCCCTACCAGCAGCAGCAAGCATACGCTCCCGCTGGTGGCGGCTATACGGCAGAGCCATCCATGGCGCAGCCTCCGCACAAGGAACCGCTTCCCTACGTGCCGGAAGAGGAAATCGACCGTTCCATCGACTACGGCGAGTACACCTTCAATAGCCAGGATTTCGAAAACTACGAGGAAAACGGCGCAGCCTACACGCCTTCCGCCCAGGGCCGCGAAGGATACGGGCGTCGCACCTCCCAGCCGCTCGACCCCGCATACGCAGGAGGCTTCCCCGAGGAAGACCAGTTCGCAGGCTTTGGAGCTCCGGCACGCCCCACGCCCGCTCCCGCACCTGCGCGTCCGCAGCCCATGCAGGCTCCCGCAACGCGCACGTTCAACGATGCCTCGCCCGCAGCGGCGGTCTACCCCGCACGCTTGGTGAACACGGCAACCGGCCGCACCTATGCGCTCACCGTATCGCGCATGGTCATGGGTCGCAGCAGCGGCTGCGGCATCGTAGTCGACGACATCAACGCTAGCCGCAGCCACGCGGAATTCACCTGCGATGGCAACGGCGTATGGACCATCACCGACCTTGGCAGTACCAACGGCACCTACGTGAACGGCCAGCGCATCACCTCGCAGCCGCTCTACGAAGGCGACCGCATTTCCCTGGGCATGACCGACCTCATGTTCACGCAGAACTAA
- a CDS encoding FHA domain-containing protein produces MINVTLLVGRLLFVALLYLFLFAIMKTGIGLVRGQRKKEKSWTIAVERGPKELRGVQIAVHGPVIVGRNPGADIVIGAGYVSGRHARFTLMGQNLFVEDLGSTNGTTVNGHRIFEPTALRDKDTVTIGDVVMRARFA; encoded by the coding sequence TTGATCAACGTAACTCTGCTCGTCGGGCGCCTTCTTTTCGTGGCGCTCCTGTATCTGTTCCTGTTCGCCATCATGAAAACGGGCATTGGCCTGGTACGCGGACAGCGTAAGAAGGAAAAGTCCTGGACAATCGCCGTCGAACGCGGTCCAAAAGAACTGCGCGGCGTGCAAATCGCCGTACACGGCCCGGTTATCGTGGGCCGCAACCCCGGAGCCGACATCGTCATTGGCGCAGGGTACGTTTCCGGGCGCCACGCGCGCTTCACCCTCATGGGCCAGAACCTGTTCGTGGAAGACCTGGGCAGCACCAACGGCACCACGGTTAACGGGCACCGCATCTTCGAGCCCACCGCCCTGCGCGACAAAGACACGGTCACCATCGGCGACGTGGTAATGAGGGCGAGGTTCGCATAA
- a CDS encoding Stp1/IreP family PP2C-type Ser/Thr phosphatase yields the protein MAAARTQAQVRRAPSAKFGSRTDIGCVREHNEDSLIVAPPLYAVADGMGGHAAGEVASEIAVRTLARQAPSEADTEALGNAVITANYAVINAAQEKGRSGMGTTMTAAVLRGERLAIAQVGDSRAYLLHQGQMQQLTRDHSLMADMIEAGEITPEEARVHPKRSIITRALGSDPSMQPDLYELDVCTGDRLLLCSDGLTGMLEDSEIETILMRTRDPQRCASILVNEAIAAGGQDNVTVVVVDVEGNEEQRVKKTRRRGRAWAIVIILAIIATVLGICYGAYHYSQTCAYLASQDGKVAVYQGVPDSVLGVSLSHLDHVTSVEVSDLEPGVANRLSEGVIRVDNLDKANQLVDTYEEYIEESKAASASASTSNESSENAEGSSSESAESNEETEEATNSATSSASSSQEGVA from the coding sequence ATGGCGGCCGCACGCACTCAGGCGCAGGTACGACGCGCCCCTTCCGCGAAATTCGGCAGCCGCACCGATATCGGCTGCGTTCGCGAGCACAACGAAGACAGCCTTATCGTGGCCCCACCCCTCTACGCTGTGGCCGATGGCATGGGCGGCCACGCCGCAGGCGAAGTGGCAAGCGAAATTGCCGTTCGCACGCTGGCCAGGCAAGCCCCCAGCGAAGCCGACACGGAAGCGCTGGGCAATGCCGTAATCACCGCCAACTACGCCGTCATCAACGCAGCCCAGGAAAAGGGCCGTTCAGGCATGGGCACCACTATGACCGCCGCCGTGCTACGCGGAGAACGCCTGGCCATCGCCCAAGTGGGCGACAGCCGCGCATACCTGCTCCACCAGGGGCAGATGCAACAGCTCACGCGCGACCACAGCCTTATGGCCGACATGATCGAAGCTGGCGAGATCACCCCCGAGGAAGCCCGCGTCCACCCCAAGCGCTCCATCATCACGCGCGCATTGGGCAGCGACCCCTCCATGCAGCCCGACTTGTACGAGCTCGACGTCTGCACGGGCGACCGCCTGCTGCTATGCTCCGACGGCCTTACGGGCATGCTGGAAGATAGCGAAATCGAGACCATTCTCATGCGCACGCGCGACCCGCAACGGTGCGCCAGCATCTTGGTGAACGAAGCCATCGCCGCAGGCGGGCAAGACAACGTCACCGTCGTGGTCGTCGATGTGGAGGGCAACGAAGAGCAGCGCGTGAAGAAGACGCGCCGCCGCGGACGCGCTTGGGCGATCGTCATCATTCTTGCCATCATTGCTACCGTGCTGGGCATTTGCTACGGCGCGTACCACTACAGCCAAACCTGCGCCTACCTGGCTTCCCAGGACGGCAAGGTCGCAGTCTACCAAGGCGTGCCCGATTCCGTATTGGGCGTTTCCCTGTCGCATCTCGACCACGTGACCAGCGTGGAAGTAAGCGACCTGGAACCCGGCGTTGCCAATCGCCTTTCCGAAGGCGTCATACGCGTCGACAACCTCGACAAGGCAAATCAGCTGGTCGATACCTACGAGGAATACATCGAGGAATCGAAGGCGGCATCTGCCTCCGCAAGCACCTCGAACGAGTCTTCCGAAAACGCAGAGGGCTCCTCGAGCGAATCCGCTGAGAGCAATGAGGAAACCGAAGAGGCAACCAACTCGGCAACCTCGAGCGCATCGAGCTCGCAAGAAGGTGTTGCCTAA
- a CDS encoding FtsW/RodA/SpoVE family cell cycle protein, with protein MTRRNTELLLLLIAAPIVILLYAMIVMNEGQTLSVETLGVPLGIFGSFAVAHLAVRKWAPAADPAILPIAFALSGIGIAFITRLAPDMAIRQVMWLFLGIVCMIGVLVFMKNIDRTANYKYTLMIFGILLLLSPMLPGIGTEISGSRIWLSVGSFSFQPGEIAKILIVLFLAGYLAANREMLSVFTMRLGPLRLPDIRTLLPMLLVWGLALIVVIFEKDLGSALVVFFVFLTMLYVTTGKRVYIAVAIILLAIGGVFAYSAFSHVQIRVSTWLDPFADAQGTGYQLCQAIYSMADGGIFGVGIGNGLCDKIPVVESDYIFAAICEEAGLLGAAGVLLLFVAFAVRGIVTAARAKSDVSSFIATGLTASIVLQAFIIVGGVTRLIPLTGLTLPFISQGGSSLLASFIAVGMLLKCGDEATGVGREMTGAIGGSAHAQMGVLGRVALGKRLTGLMIVICLMFAVLVANLTLLMVVNADYYQNLSTNNHTTAKEATRERGTISTSDGVVLAQSIQNEDGTYTRIYPAGVLASHVVGYSSTKYGTSGIENACNDTLSGSTDFATWTDVINNYAGISTSGNDVKLTINSEIQQAAQDALDGYSGACVVLDPETGAVLALASSPTYDAAEFESLLSNSTDSSSSDALYNRATQALYAPGSTFKMLTLATALQNGIASEDTVYDAPGSMDIGNAPVTNFDDTSYGEITLARATEVSSNTVFGQVGVQIGPELLVRSAEQYGFNNTTAFELPLSMSLMPDPSEMTTWETAWAAVGQPVGEHESAAGPQATVLQMAMVGAAIANGGTIMQPYLVDSVYNAEGEKASETSPTVYANVMSTSTADRVLEVLQGVVESGTGKGAAISGVNIAGKTGTAQTDKELDNSWFVGMGPTEDCKVVIAIVLEENDGSTNAATRANNVLSTALKVQGAL; from the coding sequence ATGACGCGCCGCAACACCGAACTCCTGCTGCTGCTCATCGCAGCGCCCATCGTCATTCTGCTCTACGCCATGATCGTCATGAACGAGGGGCAAACGCTCAGCGTGGAAACACTTGGAGTTCCCCTGGGCATTTTCGGTTCCTTCGCCGTGGCTCATCTAGCCGTACGCAAATGGGCTCCCGCAGCTGACCCAGCCATCCTGCCCATTGCGTTCGCGCTTTCGGGCATTGGCATCGCATTCATTACGCGCCTGGCGCCCGACATGGCAATTCGCCAGGTCATGTGGCTGTTCCTGGGCATCGTGTGCATGATTGGCGTGCTCGTGTTCATGAAGAACATCGACCGAACGGCCAACTACAAGTACACCCTCATGATCTTCGGCATCCTGCTGCTGCTCTCGCCCATGCTGCCGGGCATCGGCACCGAAATCTCGGGTAGCCGTATTTGGCTCTCCGTGGGCTCGTTCAGCTTCCAGCCTGGTGAAATCGCGAAGATCCTCATCGTCTTGTTCCTTGCGGGCTACCTTGCCGCGAACCGCGAAATGCTCTCCGTCTTCACGATGCGCCTGGGGCCGCTGCGTCTGCCCGACATCCGCACGCTGCTGCCCATGCTTTTGGTATGGGGCCTGGCGCTCATCGTCGTCATCTTCGAGAAGGACCTGGGTAGCGCTCTGGTCGTATTCTTCGTATTCCTCACCATGCTCTACGTCACGACGGGCAAGCGCGTCTACATTGCCGTGGCCATCATCCTGCTGGCCATCGGCGGCGTATTCGCGTACAGCGCGTTTTCCCACGTGCAAATCCGCGTGAGCACGTGGCTCGACCCCTTCGCCGATGCGCAGGGCACGGGCTACCAGCTCTGCCAGGCCATCTACTCCATGGCCGACGGCGGCATCTTCGGCGTGGGCATCGGCAACGGTCTGTGCGACAAGATCCCCGTCGTGGAAAGCGACTACATCTTCGCCGCCATCTGCGAGGAAGCGGGCCTTCTGGGCGCTGCTGGCGTGCTACTGCTGTTCGTCGCGTTCGCCGTGCGCGGCATCGTAACCGCCGCCCGCGCCAAGAGCGACGTAAGCTCCTTCATCGCCACGGGCCTCACCGCCTCCATTGTGCTGCAAGCATTCATCATCGTAGGCGGCGTCACGCGCCTCATTCCGCTTACGGGCCTCACGCTCCCCTTCATCAGCCAGGGCGGCTCTTCGCTGCTGGCGAGCTTCATCGCCGTAGGCATGCTCCTGAAATGCGGCGACGAGGCCACGGGCGTAGGCCGCGAAATGACCGGCGCCATCGGCGGTTCCGCCCACGCGCAAATGGGCGTGCTGGGCCGCGTGGCCTTGGGCAAGCGCCTCACGGGCCTCATGATTGTCATCTGCCTCATGTTCGCCGTGCTGGTAGCAAACCTCACGCTGCTCATGGTGGTCAACGCCGACTACTATCAGAACCTCTCCACGAACAACCACACCACCGCCAAGGAAGCCACGCGCGAACGTGGCACCATTTCCACGAGCGATGGCGTGGTGCTGGCGCAAAGCATTCAGAACGAAGATGGCACGTACACGCGCATTTACCCCGCAGGCGTTTTGGCTTCGCATGTGGTGGGCTACTCGAGCACGAAGTACGGCACAAGCGGCATCGAAAATGCCTGCAATGACACGCTTTCCGGCAGCACCGACTTTGCCACCTGGACCGACGTCATCAACAACTACGCCGGCATCTCCACGAGCGGCAATGACGTGAAGCTCACCATCAATTCCGAGATTCAGCAGGCTGCGCAAGACGCGCTCGACGGCTATTCGGGCGCCTGCGTCGTACTCGACCCCGAAACGGGCGCCGTGCTGGCACTGGCCTCCTCGCCCACCTACGACGCCGCGGAATTCGAGAGCCTGCTTTCCAACAGCACCGATTCGTCTTCCAGCGACGCGCTTTACAACCGCGCCACCCAGGCGCTATACGCCCCCGGCTCCACGTTCAAGATGCTCACGCTGGCCACGGCCCTGCAAAACGGCATTGCCAGCGAAGACACCGTGTACGACGCCCCGGGCAGCATGGACATTGGCAATGCGCCCGTTACCAACTTCGACGACACCAGCTACGGCGAGATCACCCTCGCCCGCGCTACCGAAGTTTCCAGCAACACCGTATTTGGCCAGGTGGGCGTGCAGATTGGCCCCGAACTGCTGGTGCGTAGCGCCGAACAGTACGGATTCAACAACACCACCGCCTTCGAGCTTCCGCTTTCGATGTCGCTCATGCCCGACCCCAGCGAAATGACCACGTGGGAAACCGCATGGGCCGCAGTTGGGCAGCCCGTAGGCGAACACGAGAGCGCCGCCGGCCCGCAGGCAACCGTCCTGCAGATGGCCATGGTAGGCGCAGCCATCGCCAACGGCGGCACCATCATGCAGCCGTACCTGGTAGATAGCGTGTACAACGCCGAAGGCGAAAAGGCGAGCGAGACCTCGCCCACCGTATATGCCAACGTCATGTCCACCAGCACCGCCGATCGCGTGCTCGAAGTGCTGCAGGGCGTTGTGGAAAGCGGAACCGGCAAGGGCGCCGCTATCTCGGGCGTGAACATCGCAGGCAAGACGGGCACGGCCCAGACCGACAAGGAACTCGACAACAGCTGGTTTGTTGGCATGGGCCCCACCGAGGATTGCAAAGTCGTCATCGCCATTGTTCTCGAAGAAAACGATGGCTCTACGAATGCCGCTACGCGAGCAAATAATGTGTTAAGCACCGCTTTGAAAGTACAAGGAGCACTGTAA